A part of Helicobacter himalayensis genomic DNA contains:
- a CDS encoding glycosyltransferase family 4 protein, with amino-acid sequence MKTKILLTIADISIFGGLERVVVNLANAFVEAGYNVEILSFYRGSENLPYALNPQVKLFFLFLKGEKDFLQKSKDNLFIRIYKKNIHKFILSTRIAWKYRKDFVIICNDFIFTPFLKFGNARYYKILHLFSQKNSKRNKRFDALIALTNSHKNLLQTEHKNVVCIPNFLPTIPQSHAILENKIVLSIGRMESNDPKGFLRLLDIWAQVKKDKDLKEWKLYIVGDGTLKNILESKIESLCLQECVVLKPFTKEIQKEYLNASIYVMTSHIEGFPMVLLESQGFGLPCVAFDVQTGPKDIIATQKNGFLLQDNDLQGFANALITLMKDKSLRQSFGENAKKNVQEKFSKAKILSLWEKLLIDLSKTR; translated from the coding sequence TTGAAAACAAAAATCCTCCTAACCATTGCAGACATAAGCATTTTTGGCGGATTGGAGCGCGTAGTGGTAAATCTCGCCAATGCCTTTGTGGAAGCTGGTTATAATGTAGAGATTCTAAGTTTTTATAGAGGAAGCGAGAATCTGCCCTACGCGCTTAATCCGCAAGTAAAGTTATTTTTTCTTTTTTTGAAAGGTGAGAAAGATTTTTTACAAAAATCTAAAGATAATCTTTTCATAAGAATTTACAAAAAAAATATTCATAAATTTATCCTTTCTACGCGCATTGCGTGGAAATACAGAAAAGATTTTGTGATTATTTGCAATGACTTTATTTTCACTCCTTTTTTGAAATTTGGCAATGCGCGCTATTACAAGATTTTACATCTTTTCTCTCAAAAAAACTCAAAGCGCAACAAGCGTTTTGATGCACTTATCGCGCTAACAAACTCTCATAAAAACCTTTTGCAAACAGAGCATAAAAATGTCGTATGTATTCCAAACTTTTTACCTACAATTCCACAATCTCACGCAATACTAGAAAATAAAATCGTGCTTAGTATCGGGCGTATGGAAAGCAATGACCCAAAAGGCTTCTTGCGTTTGCTTGATATATGGGCGCAAGTTAAAAAGGACAAAGATTTAAAGGAATGGAAACTTTATATCGTTGGTGATGGCACGCTAAAAAATATTTTAGAATCTAAGATTGAAAGTCTCTGTCTGCAAGAATGTGTAGTATTAAAACCCTTCACAAAAGAAATACAAAAAGAATATCTCAATGCAAGTATTTATGTGATGACAAGCCACATAGAGGGATTTCCTATGGTGCTTTTAGAATCTCAAGGTTTTGGTCTGCCTTGCGTTGCCTTTGATGTTCAAACTGGTCCAAAAGATATTATTGCCACCCAAAAAAATGGCTTTCTTTTGCAAGATAATGATTTGCAAGGCTTTGCAAACGCGCTTATAACGCTTATGAAAGATAAATCCTTGCGTCAAAGCTTTGGCGAAAATGCAAAAAAAAACGTGCAGGAAAAATTCAGCAAAGCAAAGATTCTAAGCCTTTGGGAAAAGCTCTTAATAGATTTAAGCAAAACGCGTTAG